One stretch of Cohnella algarum DNA includes these proteins:
- a CDS encoding ComF family protein produces MLGKLIGGAIGTIFGPAGTAAGVAVGHALDALNGKRKERTLTPSPPEDIEKLIRGPYFAKGEAFALSLYFPLTADRELHHNDTLTKAIIEMKYHYRHANAALFAGAVQWFILKTGIRREIDGIVTCPASQIRATQPLELIAEKVSQSLSIPYFKVLEKNGQASKTSGSGERKASAGSIRLTDSSAIVNKRILLLDDIITTGYTMSASKKRLLEGGAADVLALAILSTAGEHPPQLLELGAITAESAGMPLTQRVKAGAVEQFYLFDNGKLRKAYAPEYGEYVKQKAKEAEARAEKRKQEEAERKAEEKLETQRRAERELDRQSRLATAVRTGDEQSFRRLMGEGTRLADFEPLIQALMAKHDRIVKDYINACPESLTNEVLFAALESDFPGEMLENKVKAFHSNKRREAIIQAVREGRSKAVRKMAGMGFNLNVRDPMGDSLLDIARKKGYAEIVEILKSKK; encoded by the coding sequence ATGCTCGGCAAATTGATCGGCGGGGCGATCGGAACGATATTCGGACCCGCAGGAACCGCGGCCGGGGTGGCGGTCGGCCATGCGCTGGACGCGTTGAACGGCAAGAGGAAAGAACGGACGTTGACGCCTTCTCCGCCCGAGGACATCGAAAAGCTGATCCGGGGGCCGTATTTTGCAAAAGGAGAAGCGTTTGCCCTATCTTTATATTTTCCGTTGACGGCCGATCGGGAACTCCATCATAACGATACGTTGACCAAGGCGATAATCGAAATGAAATACCATTATCGTCACGCCAATGCCGCTTTGTTCGCGGGAGCGGTTCAATGGTTCATCCTGAAAACGGGGATCCGCCGCGAAATCGACGGTATCGTCACATGCCCCGCCAGCCAAATCCGGGCGACGCAGCCGCTCGAGCTTATTGCGGAGAAGGTTTCCCAAAGCTTGTCGATTCCGTATTTCAAAGTGCTCGAAAAAAACGGGCAGGCGTCCAAAACTTCGGGTTCCGGGGAACGCAAGGCCTCGGCGGGCTCGATCCGTCTGACGGATTCGTCCGCAATCGTAAATAAACGGATCTTGCTTCTCGACGACATCATTACGACCGGCTATACGATGTCGGCTTCCAAGAAGCGTTTGCTGGAGGGCGGGGCCGCGGACGTTTTGGCGCTCGCCATTCTGTCGACCGCGGGGGAACATCCGCCTCAATTGCTGGAGCTCGGAGCGATAACCGCCGAAAGCGCGGGCATGCCCCTGACCCAAAGGGTCAAAGCCGGCGCGGTCGAACAATTTTATCTGTTCGATAACGGCAAGCTGAGAAAAGCGTATGCCCCGGAATACGGCGAGTATGTGAAGCAAAAGGCCAAAGAAGCGGAAGCGCGCGCCGAAAAGAGAAAGCAGGAAGAGGCGGAAAGAAAGGCCGAGGAGAAGCTGGAAACGCAGCGTCGCGCGGAACGGGAGCTCGACCGGCAAAGCCGCCTTGCGACGGCAGTGAGAACGGGAGACGAGCAGTCGTTTCGGCGGCTGATGGGCGAAGGAACCCGCCTTGCGGATTTCGAGCCTCTGATTCAGGCTCTCATGGCGAAGCACGATCGAATTGTGAAAGATTACATAAACGCGTGTCCGGAATCGTTGACGAACGAGGTTTTGTTTGCGGCGCTTGAGTCCGATTTCCCGGGAGAAATGCTTGAGAACAAGGTGAAGGCGTTCCATTCGAATAAGCGAAGAGAAGCGATCATTCAAGCCGTTCGCGAAGGACGAAGCAAGGCGGTTCGCAAAATGGCGGGCATGGGATTCAACTTGAACGTCCGCGACCCTATGGGCGACAGCCTGCTCGATATCGCAAGGAAAAAAGGATATGCGGAAATCGTCGAAATCCTGAAATCAAAGAAATGA
- a CDS encoding DNA-processing protein DprA: MLDTLQIMTLLELPRVGKATVRQMLGLLDGPVNDLRDLYEAMLACKSCLKRLPAPDYGSLASARERAVRQLEQCAALGIRALGFFDEPFPARLKTIPKPPVLLYAKGNIDCLQAPASAAVAGTRSPSEYGARIAFKYGEYLARSGLAVVSGLALGCDEHAHRGCLAAGGRTVAVLAHGLDMVYPFRNRELARQIETGSGCLLSEYKLGSVPESNMYVERDRLQVGLADGLIVIETGITGGTMHTVGFCLEQGKGLGCFDHPRKFLKSNEKAAGNRYLIGQGKAVPLFDRGSLDSFVAHITSR; encoded by the coding sequence ATGCTGGATACGCTTCAGATCATGACGCTGCTGGAGCTGCCGAGGGTCGGAAAGGCCACGGTGCGTCAAATGCTGGGGCTGCTCGACGGTCCCGTGAACGATTTGCGCGATCTGTACGAAGCGATGCTTGCGTGCAAAAGCTGTCTGAAAAGACTGCCGGCGCCGGACTACGGCAGTCTCGCGTCGGCCCGCGAGCGGGCGGTCCGTCAATTGGAGCAATGCGCCGCTCTCGGAATACGGGCGCTCGGTTTTTTTGACGAGCCGTTTCCGGCAAGGCTCAAAACGATTCCCAAGCCCCCGGTTCTGCTGTACGCCAAGGGGAACATCGACTGCCTTCAGGCTCCAGCCTCGGCGGCGGTGGCGGGGACTCGCTCGCCGTCCGAGTACGGCGCCCGGATCGCGTTCAAATACGGCGAATACTTGGCTCGCAGCGGCTTGGCCGTCGTTAGCGGCCTGGCGCTTGGGTGCGATGAGCATGCGCATAGAGGCTGCCTTGCTGCCGGCGGCAGGACGGTGGCGGTGCTGGCTCACGGGCTCGACATGGTGTATCCGTTCCGAAATCGGGAACTGGCGCGCCAAATCGAGACCGGAAGCGGCTGCCTGCTTAGCGAGTACAAACTCGGATCGGTTCCGGAGAGCAACATGTACGTCGAACGGGACCGGTTGCAGGTCGGTCTTGCGGACGGGCTGATCGTCATCGAAACCGGCATAACCGGAGGAACGATGCATACCGTCGGCTTCTGTCTGGAACAGGGAAAAGGGCTGGGCTGCTTCGACCATCCGCGAAAGTTTTTAAAATCCAACGAAAAGGCTGCCGGCAACCGATACCTGATCGGGCAGGGCAAAGCGGTGCCTCTGTTTGATCGCGGCAGTCTGGATTCGTTCGTTGCGCATATTACTTCTAGGTGA
- a CDS encoding GNAT family acetyltransferase: MSLNVISLNDMIRSIPTEEDIKKLLFSFSTYKAQDSSGAEDVEYFLHNKAIQFEKMDLARTYLVMSTYKSNPVLVGYFSISNKPLSIPNKQFRKLTNSMQKRLMGIGHKTEQSTFIIKGYLLGQLGKNFSDEARSANCCSGNDLLQLAYRKIAEAHRIVGGRILYLECENVEKIINFYKANGFNLIDAFETENGYCMMVKQLKDIL; the protein is encoded by the coding sequence ATGTCCTTAAATGTCATTTCCCTTAATGATATGATTAGATCAATACCAACAGAGGAGGATATTAAAAAACTCCTCTTTTCGTTCAGCACTTATAAAGCTCAAGATAGTTCTGGTGCCGAAGATGTAGAATATTTTTTGCATAATAAAGCCATTCAATTCGAAAAAATGGATTTGGCTAGGACTTATTTAGTTATGTCTACTTACAAATCTAATCCAGTTCTCGTCGGATATTTTTCTATTTCTAATAAACCTCTTTCAATTCCTAACAAACAATTTCGCAAACTAACAAATAGTATGCAAAAACGTTTAATGGGAATTGGGCATAAAACTGAGCAAAGTACCTTTATTATTAAAGGTTACCTTTTGGGGCAATTAGGAAAGAATTTTAGTGATGAAGCTCGCTCAGCTAATTGTTGTAGTGGTAATGATCTTCTCCAACTTGCTTATAGAAAGATTGCTGAGGCCCACCGTATTGTGGGCGGTCGTATATTATATCTAGAATGTGAGAACGTAGAAAAAATTATTAATTTTTATAAAGCAAATGGATTTAATCTGATTGATGCGTTTGAAACAGAAAATGGATATTGCATGATGGTAAAACAATTAAAGGATATTTTATAA
- a CDS encoding transcriptional regulator, producing MTGKASTRAKNKYNAANYDKFLVVTPKGKKDDYAEHAKKHGYASLNSFVVQAIEEKIQREGSGDHETDPS from the coding sequence ATGACCGGAAAAGCATCTACGCGGGCGAAGAACAAGTATAACGCCGCGAATTATGATAAATTCTTAGTCGTCACTCCGAAAGGAAAAAAAGACGACTACGCCGAGCACGCAAAAAAACACGGATATGCAAGCCTGAACTCGTTTGTCGTTCAAGCGATTGAGGAGAAAATCCAGCGGGAGGGAAGCGGAGATCATGAAACTGACCCATCTTGA
- a CDS encoding SDR family NAD(P)-dependent oxidoreductase, with protein sequence MTGKICLVTGANSGIGKATALGLAKSGAHVVMTARDRKRGEEAREEVIRLSGNRKVELLLADLTAGDGIRSLASQYLSRHDNLHVLINNAGGVFKDYRKNAEGMELTFALNYYAPFLLTQLLLETLKKSSPARIINVASEMQAVSLDFEKLIDPGDYRAMNVYRAAKLAVVMFTYALARKLSGTAVTVNAVHPGVIYTPQSARMVPSFLRPLLKLFMSAPEKGARPSLRLAMDPSLEGATGHYYNRETKKQTGPFSYDIQQQEMLYERSLALCGLG encoded by the coding sequence ATGACCGGGAAGATCTGTCTCGTAACGGGAGCGAATTCGGGAATCGGCAAGGCAACCGCTCTCGGACTCGCGAAATCCGGGGCGCATGTCGTCATGACGGCAAGGGACCGAAAGCGCGGGGAGGAAGCCAGAGAGGAGGTCATTCGGCTCAGCGGGAACCGGAAGGTCGAATTGCTGCTGGCGGATCTGACGGCCGGCGATGGCATCCGGTCTTTGGCAAGCCAGTATTTAAGCCGGCATGACAACCTGCACGTGCTGATCAATAATGCCGGCGGCGTTTTCAAAGATTATCGGAAAAACGCGGAGGGAATGGAGCTGACCTTTGCGTTGAACTATTATGCGCCGTTTCTTTTGACGCAGCTTTTGCTTGAAACGCTGAAGAAAAGTTCGCCCGCCCGCATTATAAACGTGGCTTCGGAAATGCAGGCCGTAAGCCTGGATTTCGAGAAATTGATCGATCCCGGCGACTATCGCGCAATGAACGTTTATCGCGCTGCCAAGCTGGCCGTCGTCATGTTCACTTACGCGCTTGCCCGCAAGCTGTCAGGCACGGCCGTAACGGTCAACGCGGTTCATCCCGGGGTGATCTATACGCCTCAATCTGCGCGAATGGTGCCGTCCTTTCTTCGGCCGCTCTTAAAGCTGTTTATGTCCGCTCCGGAAAAAGGGGCGCGGCCATCGCTGAGACTGGCTATGGATCCCTCCCTTGAAGGCGCGACGGGGCACTATTACAACAGAGAAACGAAAAAGCAAACGGGACCGTTTTCCTATGATATACAGCAGCAGGAGATGCTGTACGAACGCAGTTTGGCGTTGTGCGGACTCGGCTAG